In one Pseudodesulfovibrio tunisiensis genomic region, the following are encoded:
- a CDS encoding HPr family phosphocarrier protein → MSEQNQIQESGSEEFLSRQVMVVNEHGLHARPAGKLAQAAQGYESSIMLVSDEQEVDAKSILDILTLAACQGSALEIRASGSDAEQALTELALLFENRFSE, encoded by the coding sequence ATGTCTGAACAAAATCAGATCCAGGAAAGCGGTTCCGAGGAGTTCCTTAGCAGGCAGGTCATGGTCGTGAACGAGCATGGCCTGCATGCGCGGCCCGCCGGGAAACTGGCCCAGGCGGCCCAGGGATACGAGTCCTCCATCATGTTGGTCAGTGACGAACAGGAAGTGGATGCCAAATCCATTCTGGACATTCTGACCTTGGCGGCATGTCAGGGCAGCGCTCTGGAAATCCGCGCCAGCGGCAGCGACGCGGAACAGGCACTGACGGAACTGGCTCTCCTTTTCGAAAACAGATTCAGCGAATAG
- a CDS encoding polyprenyl synthetase family protein: protein MNELLAYFSKEMPGINGFLDAEADKLNGLVRDVAKHILQSGGKRIRPMLTLLTARVMGYGKDDYHAIACALELLHSATLLHDDYLDDAELRRGRAAAHTVFGRTETILAGDALLALANEMAARYNNVRLSWLLARGIMQTAEGEIREIEFSRAPALDRQAYLEIIIGKTARLIETACRCGASLAGASAEDEDKAGEYGLNLGIAFQLVDDALDYASPTSETGKPEGGDLREGKVTLPLILLMEDSDGAGTEELLAGLRDQSLTPEQCENIVAQVRDGGYADRTRAEAATYVEKAKACLDSFSPGPELTVLRQAADYVLTRTK, encoded by the coding sequence ATGAACGAGCTGCTCGCATATTTTTCAAAGGAAATGCCCGGTATCAATGGTTTTCTTGATGCCGAGGCAGACAAGTTGAACGGGCTTGTGCGGGATGTTGCCAAGCACATCCTGCAATCCGGGGGCAAACGCATCCGCCCGATGCTGACCCTGCTCACGGCCCGCGTCATGGGCTATGGCAAGGATGACTATCACGCCATTGCCTGTGCCCTTGAGCTTCTGCATTCCGCCACCCTGCTGCACGACGACTATCTGGACGACGCGGAATTGCGTCGGGGCAGAGCCGCCGCGCACACCGTGTTCGGACGCACCGAAACCATTCTGGCGGGCGACGCCCTGCTGGCTCTGGCCAATGAAATGGCCGCGCGCTACAACAACGTGCGCCTGAGCTGGCTGCTGGCCCGGGGCATCATGCAGACCGCCGAGGGCGAAATTCGCGAAATCGAATTTTCCCGCGCTCCGGCTCTGGATCGTCAGGCGTATCTGGAGATCATCATTGGCAAGACCGCCCGGCTCATCGAGACTGCATGCCGCTGTGGCGCGTCTCTTGCCGGTGCCTCTGCCGAGGACGAGGACAAGGCCGGGGAGTACGGTCTGAATCTCGGTATAGCGTTCCAGCTGGTGGACGACGCGCTTGATTATGCCTCTCCCACGTCGGAAACGGGCAAGCCCGAGGGCGGCGACCTGCGGGAGGGCAAGGTGACCCTGCCCCTGATCCTGCTCATGGAGGATTCGGACGGCGCCGGGACCGAGGAACTGCTCGCCGGACTGCGGGATCAGTCCCTGACTCCGGAGCAGTGCGAGAACATCGTGGCTCAGGTGCGCGACGGCGGATATGCCGATCGCACCCGGGCCGAAGCCGCTACCTACGTGGAAAAGGCCAAGGCCTGTCTGGACAGCTTTTCGCCCGGACCGGAATTGACCGTGCTGCGTCAGGCCGCGGACTATGTGCTGACGCGGACCAAGTAA
- the ptsP gene encoding phosphoenolpyruvate--protein phosphotransferase — protein sequence MAEKVLSGISVATGFAIGKAFFVNRSHKAMLSRRTVGAAQVPAEVERLRNAFASVKTELADTRERVPAELRDYAMLIDTHLVILDDPKLSGVAIDYIEKLGLNAEWALEKAVADQDAAFGAIDDPYIRERMQDVHVVSDKVQLKLMGKEFDVSSFSGRAIIMALDLTPADTVELEVDKIMAFATVRGGKTSHTGIMARTLGIPALVGVERLEESVRDGDLVVIDGLAGKVVVNPTEEELALYSERAAQFEDYTRKIKRQCQLPAETYDGFRIQVHANIELVEEVAAVIDNGGEGIGLYRTEYAYLNRRELPSEDELAEMYSDLASVMAPRKVVFRTLDLGADKFISSFGELNEQNPAMGLRAIRFCLKHPQLFKTQLRAILRASAYGNASLMFPMISGVKEIRQAKAWLAQAKAELRREGVDYDPDMPVGIMIELPAAAMISEYLAHEVDFFSIGTNDLIQYSIGVDRTNHNVSYLYQPLHPATLRIIKLVVDAAHEAGIEVSLCGEVASDPHCVPLLLGMGIDSLSLTPQAIPGIKRIIRQTSMHDCRELLREVLACRTVHRINNLVQDNIFKAFPEEVGFFTSLLENDELV from the coding sequence GTGGCGGAAAAGGTTCTCAGCGGCATATCGGTTGCCACGGGGTTTGCCATTGGCAAGGCCTTTTTCGTCAACCGCAGCCACAAGGCGATGCTGTCCCGCCGCACCGTGGGTGCGGCCCAGGTTCCGGCCGAAGTGGAACGGCTTCGCAACGCGTTCGCCTCGGTCAAGACCGAGCTGGCGGACACGCGGGAGCGCGTACCTGCGGAACTGCGCGACTACGCCATGCTCATCGATACCCATCTGGTCATTCTGGACGACCCCAAGCTGTCCGGCGTGGCCATCGACTATATTGAAAAACTTGGCCTGAACGCGGAATGGGCGCTGGAAAAGGCTGTCGCGGATCAGGACGCCGCATTCGGCGCCATCGACGATCCCTACATTCGCGAGCGCATGCAGGACGTGCATGTGGTCTCGGACAAGGTCCAGCTCAAGCTCATGGGCAAGGAGTTCGACGTGTCGTCCTTCAGCGGCCGTGCCATCATCATGGCGCTGGACCTGACCCCGGCGGACACGGTCGAGCTTGAGGTCGACAAGATCATGGCCTTTGCCACGGTGCGTGGCGGCAAGACCTCGCACACGGGCATCATGGCCCGCACTCTGGGCATTCCGGCTCTGGTCGGTGTGGAGCGGCTGGAGGAGTCGGTTCGGGACGGCGATCTCGTGGTCATCGATGGACTGGCCGGAAAAGTGGTGGTCAATCCCACCGAGGAAGAGCTTGCCCTGTACAGCGAGAGGGCGGCCCAGTTCGAGGACTACACCCGCAAGATCAAGCGTCAGTGCCAGCTCCCGGCCGAAACCTACGACGGGTTCCGGATTCAGGTTCACGCCAACATCGAGCTGGTGGAAGAGGTGGCTGCGGTCATCGACAACGGCGGCGAGGGCATCGGCCTGTACCGCACCGAGTACGCGTATCTGAACCGCAGGGAACTGCCGTCCGAGGACGAGCTGGCCGAGATGTATTCGGACCTTGCCTCGGTCATGGCTCCGCGCAAGGTCGTGTTCCGTACCCTTGATCTGGGTGCGGACAAGTTCATTTCCTCGTTCGGCGAACTCAACGAGCAGAATCCGGCCATGGGGCTTCGCGCCATCCGCTTCTGTCTCAAGCATCCCCAGCTCTTCAAGACCCAGCTTCGCGCCATTCTCCGGGCCAGCGCGTACGGCAACGCCTCCCTGATGTTTCCCATGATCTCCGGGGTCAAGGAAATCCGGCAGGCCAAGGCATGGCTGGCGCAGGCCAAGGCCGAGCTTCGGCGCGAGGGCGTGGATTACGATCCGGACATGCCCGTGGGCATCATGATCGAGCTGCCTGCCGCCGCCATGATTTCCGAGTATCTGGCCCACGAGGTGGACTTCTTTTCCATCGGCACCAACGACCTGATCCAGTATTCCATCGGTGTGGACCGCACCAATCACAACGTGTCCTACCTGTATCAGCCCCTGCATCCCGCGACCCTGCGCATCATCAAGCTGGTGGTGGACGCGGCGCACGAGGCCGGCATCGAGGTCAGCCTGTGCGGCGAGGTCGCGTCCGACCCCCATTGCGTGCCCCTGCTGCTGGGCATGGGCATCGATTCCCTGTCCCTCACGCCACAGGCCATCCCGGGCATCAAGCGCATCATCCGCCAGACCAGCATGCACGACTGCCGCGAGCTCCTGCGCGAAGTGCTGGCCTGCCGCACGGTCCATCGCATCAACAATCTGGTGCAGGACAACATCTTCAAGGCCTTCCCCGAAGAGGTCGGCTTCTTCACTTCCCTGTTGGAAAACGACGAACTGGTCTAG
- the bioB gene encoding biotin synthase BioB has product MILESARRKALEGKPLSDAEIRHIIDPHGALLPDLLEAAHAVRSARFGNGISLCAIVNAKSGRCSEDCAFCAQSGHHHTRAPEYPLLPVEEIAAAGQRAFDHGAAHFGVVASGKLVGGHDLDEYAEAVKRLARIGLKPDLSPGILAEDQLAMLKKAGLVGYHHNLETSASFFPSICTTHAYDEDVRAVRSGIRAGLYVCSGGIFGIGESWEDRVELALLLRELGVPSVPMNFLHPIPGTRLENRPVLAPEEALRIVAVYRLLLPDAALRICGGRLTVFGEARKAELLHAGASGLMVGDYLTTSGASVDSDLGEIAGAGLVPA; this is encoded by the coding sequence ATGATCCTTGAATCCGCACGCCGCAAGGCCTTGGAAGGCAAGCCGCTTTCCGACGCCGAGATACGGCACATCATCGACCCGCACGGTGCGCTCCTTCCCGATCTGCTGGAGGCCGCCCATGCCGTGCGTTCGGCCCGGTTCGGCAATGGAATTTCCCTGTGCGCCATCGTCAATGCCAAGTCGGGCCGCTGTTCCGAGGACTGCGCGTTCTGCGCCCAGTCCGGACATCATCATACCCGGGCTCCGGAATACCCCCTGCTTCCCGTGGAGGAAATCGCTGCGGCCGGGCAGCGGGCCTTTGACCACGGCGCCGCGCATTTCGGCGTGGTGGCCAGCGGCAAGCTCGTGGGCGGGCACGATCTGGACGAGTATGCCGAGGCCGTGAAACGGCTCGCCCGCATCGGGCTGAAGCCGGATTTGTCCCCGGGCATTCTTGCCGAAGATCAGCTCGCCATGTTGAAAAAGGCCGGGCTTGTCGGGTATCATCACAATCTGGAAACTTCGGCGTCGTTTTTTCCGTCCATCTGCACCACCCATGCCTATGACGAGGACGTGCGCGCCGTGCGCAGCGGAATCAGGGCCGGGCTGTACGTGTGCTCGGGCGGAATCTTCGGCATTGGCGAATCCTGGGAGGACCGGGTGGAGCTGGCCCTGCTGCTCAGGGAACTGGGCGTGCCGTCCGTGCCCATGAATTTTCTGCATCCCATTCCCGGAACCCGGCTGGAGAATCGGCCCGTGCTCGCCCCGGAAGAGGCCCTGCGCATCGTGGCCGTGTACCGGCTGCTGCTGCCGGACGCGGCATTGCGCATCTGCGGCGGCAGGCTCACCGTGTTCGGCGAGGCGCGCAAGGCCGAGCTGCTTCATGCCGGGGCCAGCGGCCTGATGGTGGGCGACTATCTCACCACCTCGGGCGCGTCCGTGGATTCCGACCTTGGCGAAATTGCCGGGGCTGGTCTGGTTCCTGCCTGA
- a CDS encoding ubiquinone/menaquinone biosynthesis methyltransferase: protein MAGQECRSATGATNHVEHGRRVADMFGRIAGWYDFLNHFLSLGQDIYWRHRLARAARPEPGGWVLDLAAGTLDVSVELLRQYPDVRIAALDFALPMLEQGRRKKVRDGREAHIFPVQADGRSLPLPDESMSAATIAFGIRNILPRMDAFREFHRVLKPGARLCVLEFGTGSRKVWKGLYNFYLDKLLPFVGDRISGDPMAYRYLADTIREFPDERALAREMVDAGFERVYHVPMMSGIVYLHVAEKPAAQADGGKSDASAGKTGKRSATWKKGTGRGK from the coding sequence ATGGCCGGGCAGGAATGCCGTTCGGCCACGGGCGCGACCAATCATGTCGAGCATGGCCGTCGGGTGGCCGACATGTTCGGCCGCATCGCCGGATGGTACGACTTTCTCAATCATTTCCTTTCCCTTGGTCAGGACATCTACTGGCGGCACCGGCTGGCGCGCGCGGCGCGACCCGAGCCGGGCGGCTGGGTGCTCGACCTTGCCGCAGGCACGCTGGACGTATCCGTGGAACTGCTGCGCCAGTATCCGGATGTGCGCATCGCGGCTCTGGACTTTGCCCTGCCCATGCTGGAGCAGGGGCGTCGCAAGAAGGTCCGTGACGGCCGCGAGGCCCATATCTTTCCGGTTCAGGCGGACGGCAGGAGCCTGCCGCTGCCGGACGAATCCATGTCCGCCGCCACCATAGCCTTCGGCATCCGCAACATCCTTCCGCGCATGGACGCGTTTCGCGAATTCCACCGCGTGCTCAAGCCCGGGGCGCGACTCTGCGTGCTGGAATTCGGTACCGGAAGCCGCAAGGTCTGGAAGGGACTGTACAATTTCTATCTGGACAAGCTGCTGCCCTTTGTGGGCGACAGGATTTCCGGCGATCCCATGGCCTACCGCTATCTTGCCGACACCATCCGGGAGTTTCCGGACGAACGGGCGCTGGCAAGGGAGATGGTGGACGCTGGGTTTGAAAGGGTTTACCACGTGCCCATGATGTCGGGCATCGTGTACCTGCACGTGGCGGAGAAGCCTGCGGCGCAGGCTGACGGCGGAAAGTCGGACGCCTCGGCGGGAAAGACCGGAAAGCGGTCCGCTACATGGAAGAAAGGGACTGGCCGAGGGAAATGA
- a CDS encoding DUF2065 domain-containing protein, with product MNIDWTLLLAAVGLALVFEGIPYFLFAEKMPRMLLTMASQPPKFLRFIGLAAIILGLLVISLGQSLSSM from the coding sequence ATGAATATCGACTGGACCCTGCTCCTCGCCGCCGTAGGGCTGGCGCTCGTGTTCGAGGGAATCCCGTATTTTCTTTTTGCGGAAAAAATGCCGCGCATGCTGCTGACCATGGCCAGCCAGCCCCCGAAATTTCTCCGGTTCATCGGGCTCGCAGCCATCATCCTCGGCCTGCTCGTCATTTCCCTCGGCCAGTCCCTTTCTTCCATGTAG
- a CDS encoding nucleotide sugar dehydrogenase — MSMVTFEQLQSKKNAVAVVGLGYVGLPLAVALGRHFRVLGVDVSERRIAELRRNIDRTGEVDYSTVGDVDVTYTSNPADLAEARVILVAVPTPIDEYRSPDLRPVVGASRSVGRHLQPGSVVVYESTVYPGVTEEVCVPLLEEESGLKCGRDFWVGYSPERINPGDREHRLETIVKVVAGQDEASGDLLQKVYGSVVKAGTFRAHNIRTAEAAKVIENTQRDLNIALMNELSMIFDRMGIDTLDVLEAAGTKWNFLKFRPGLVGGHCIGVDPYYLTFKAEAEGFHPQVILGGRRINDGMGKFIAESTVKRLISSGARIKGARVGVLGVTFKENVPDLRNTRVVDVVHELQDYGVATLVHDAMADSEEAQRELGIELCGLDAFRNLDALILAVSHDEYRDIELAEIKTWFADQELALIIDVKGFFDRAALDHAGIAYWRL; from the coding sequence ATGAGCATGGTTACTTTTGAACAGCTTCAAAGCAAGAAGAACGCCGTGGCCGTGGTTGGTCTCGGCTATGTAGGTCTGCCTCTGGCCGTGGCTCTGGGCCGTCATTTCCGCGTTCTGGGCGTGGATGTGTCCGAACGCCGCATCGCGGAACTCAGGCGGAACATCGACCGCACCGGCGAGGTGGACTATTCCACCGTGGGCGATGTGGATGTGACGTATACCTCGAATCCGGCTGATCTGGCCGAGGCCCGCGTCATTCTGGTGGCCGTGCCCACGCCCATCGACGAATACCGTTCCCCGGACCTGCGGCCCGTTGTGGGCGCGTCCCGGTCCGTGGGCAGGCATCTCCAGCCCGGTTCCGTGGTGGTGTACGAATCCACGGTCTATCCCGGGGTGACCGAAGAGGTGTGCGTGCCGCTGCTGGAAGAGGAGTCCGGCCTGAAATGCGGCAGGGACTTCTGGGTCGGCTATTCCCCGGAGCGCATCAACCCGGGCGACCGGGAACATCGGCTGGAAACCATCGTCAAGGTGGTGGCCGGACAGGACGAGGCTTCCGGCGACCTGCTCCAGAAGGTCTACGGCTCCGTGGTCAAGGCCGGCACCTTCCGCGCGCACAACATCCGCACCGCAGAGGCGGCCAAGGTCATCGAGAATACCCAGCGCGACCTGAACATCGCGCTCATGAACGAGTTGTCCATGATCTTCGACCGCATGGGCATCGATACGCTCGACGTGCTTGAAGCCGCCGGAACCAAATGGAATTTTCTCAAATTCAGGCCCGGTCTGGTGGGCGGACACTGCATTGGCGTGGACCCGTACTACCTGACCTTCAAGGCCGAGGCCGAGGGCTTTCATCCGCAGGTGATTCTGGGCGGTCGTCGCATCAACGACGGCATGGGCAAGTTCATTGCCGAGTCCACGGTCAAGCGGCTGATCAGCTCGGGCGCACGCATCAAGGGCGCTCGCGTGGGCGTGCTGGGCGTGACCTTTAAGGAGAACGTGCCCGACCTGCGCAATACCCGCGTGGTGGACGTGGTGCACGAGCTGCAGGACTACGGGGTTGCCACGCTGGTGCACGATGCCATGGCCGACTCCGAGGAAGCGCAGCGCGAACTCGGCATCGAGCTGTGCGGTCTGGATGCGTTCCGCAATCTGGACGCCCTGATTCTCGCCGTGTCCCATGACGAGTATCGGGACATCGAGCTGGCCGAGATCAAAACCTGGTTTGCGGATCAGGAACTGGCCCTGATCATCGACGTGAAGGGATTTTTCGACCGCGCCGCACTGGATCACGCCGGCATCGCCTACTGGCGGCTGTAA
- a CDS encoding PTS system mannose/fructose/sorbose family transporter subunit IID, producing MKRSMPSMPDSRSMAFVRSFVRCYLAGAGFNTRGMQNIGLAFAMQPGLSAIHADPRELRRARRRYVRHFQSHPFWMPCLVGIFLNVEMGIAQKRFPPAMLQKVKDTTAYTLSALGDSVFAGSLLIFWALATICLLLAGFTVLPFLVGLMFWLALQLFRAYTFRAGFRDGFRFLERLRQWDLINWGRRIKYGNAALLLWLWLLVWPRPFAWWEWLAGVVVLILIGRYVRMGQISRIFAAAAFVAVIDAFPRIEAWGRMFFDL from the coding sequence GTGAAACGTTCCATGCCGTCCATGCCGGATTCCCGGTCCATGGCCTTTGTTCGAAGCTTTGTGCGCTGCTATCTGGCGGGCGCAGGCTTCAACACGCGCGGCATGCAGAACATCGGGCTGGCGTTTGCCATGCAGCCGGGATTGTCCGCCATTCATGCGGATCCCCGGGAACTGCGGCGGGCCCGGCGGCGGTACGTGCGCCATTTTCAGAGTCATCCGTTCTGGATGCCCTGTCTGGTGGGCATTTTCCTGAATGTGGAAATGGGCATTGCCCAGAAGCGGTTTCCTCCGGCCATGCTGCAGAAGGTCAAGGATACCACGGCCTATACCCTGTCCGCGCTCGGAGATTCCGTGTTTGCGGGCAGTCTGCTGATTTTTTGGGCACTTGCCACCATCTGTCTGCTGCTGGCCGGATTCACGGTGCTGCCGTTTCTGGTCGGGCTGATGTTTTGGCTGGCGCTCCAATTGTTTAGGGCGTACACGTTTCGCGCCGGATTCCGGGACGGTTTCCGGTTTCTGGAGCGGCTCAGGCAGTGGGACCTCATCAACTGGGGCCGCCGTATCAAGTACGGCAATGCGGCCCTGCTGCTCTGGCTCTGGCTGCTTGTCTGGCCCAGACCGTTCGCGTGGTGGGAATGGCTGGCCGGTGTCGTGGTGCTGATCCTCATCGGTCGATACGTCCGCATGGGGCAGATTTCGCGCATTTTTGCGGCTGCCGCGTTTGTGGCGGTCATAGATGCCTTCCCGCGCATCGAGGCGTGGGGCAGGATGTTTTTCGACTTGTGA
- a CDS encoding biotin transporter BioY, with the protein MPYATLNPLHRMVWTALMASAVAVGAYLVIPIGPVPVSMQPFFVFLAGYALGPKRGAMAVGLYLIAGAIGLPVFARGGAGLGYVMGPTGGYLFGFLASAWLCGMARKGEGTPWIRGLVWGAVALVAVYGIGMAWLALTLDISWGKALAVGVAPFIPWDALKIVAAVACWRYLSRFRLLPEA; encoded by the coding sequence ATGCCCTATGCGACCTTGAATCCCCTGCACCGCATGGTCTGGACCGCGCTCATGGCGTCGGCCGTGGCCGTGGGGGCATATCTTGTCATTCCCATCGGGCCGGTGCCCGTGTCCATGCAGCCCTTTTTCGTGTTTCTGGCCGGATATGCGCTCGGGCCGAAGCGCGGAGCCATGGCCGTGGGCCTGTATCTGATCGCCGGGGCCATCGGTCTGCCCGTGTTTGCGCGCGGTGGGGCCGGGCTGGGCTATGTCATGGGACCGACCGGCGGCTACCTGTTCGGCTTTCTTGCCTCGGCATGGCTGTGCGGCATGGCCCGGAAAGGGGAGGGAACCCCGTGGATTCGCGGTCTGGTCTGGGGCGCGGTTGCTCTGGTCGCGGTCTACGGCATCGGCATGGCATGGCTGGCTCTGACTCTGGACATCTCCTGGGGCAAGGCCCTTGCCGTGGGCGTGGCCCCCTTCATCCCGTGGGATGCGTTGAAAATTGTGGCGGCTGTGGCTTGCTGGCGATACCTGTCTCGGTTTAGACTGCTCCCGGAAGCATGA
- the mqnB gene encoding futalosine hydrolase produces the protein MLVLATATPREMKAVLAGFGERATVEQGSPVPLELRGRSVLLVVTGVGVVNAALAAGMLLAREDVDGVVNLGVAGAFDPETHPLGSAHAAECEIWPEYGLLMPDGTIDPKGIGFAQARLDSGPVWDRVALDPEGDARRMGLRLSEAWGRGASLTVSCVSGTSERAAGLGRKYGAALENMEGFGLAYACAVRGVPFLEVRTVSNVVGSRREEDWALKRALAALGPCAHALIT, from the coding sequence GTGCTCGTTCTTGCCACTGCCACGCCTAGGGAGATGAAGGCCGTACTGGCCGGATTCGGCGAGCGTGCGACCGTGGAGCAGGGCAGTCCCGTACCGCTGGAACTTCGGGGCAGGTCGGTTCTTCTGGTCGTGACCGGCGTGGGCGTGGTCAATGCCGCGCTTGCCGCCGGAATGCTGCTCGCCCGGGAGGACGTGGACGGTGTGGTCAATCTCGGGGTTGCCGGGGCATTCGACCCGGAAACGCATCCCCTTGGTTCGGCCCATGCCGCGGAGTGCGAAATCTGGCCGGAATACGGGCTGCTGATGCCGGACGGGACCATTGATCCCAAGGGCATCGGTTTTGCGCAGGCCCGGCTGGATTCCGGTCCGGTGTGGGATCGCGTGGCTCTGGACCCGGAAGGCGACGCACGGCGCATGGGGTTGCGTCTGTCCGAAGCATGGGGCCGGGGCGCGAGCCTGACCGTGAGCTGCGTGAGCGGAACTTCGGAACGGGCCGCAGGGCTTGGTCGGAAATACGGTGCGGCTCTGGAGAACATGGAAGGCTTTGGTTTGGCATATGCCTGCGCAGTGCGCGGGGTGCCGTTTCTGGAAGTGCGGACCGTCTCGAATGTCGTGGGGTCCCGCCGGGAGGAGGACTGGGCCCTGAAACGGGCCTTGGCTGCGCTGGGCCCCTGCGCCCATGCCCTAATCACGTGA